The Polaromonas sp. SP1 DNA window CCGCACAAGCGGTGGATGATGTGGTTTAATTCGATGCAACGCGAAAAACCTTACCTACCTTTGACATGTACGGAATTCGCCAGAGATGGCTTAGTGCTCGAAAGAGAACCGTAACACAGGTGCTGCATGGCTGTCGTCAGCTCGTGTCGTGAGATGTTGGGTTAAGTCCCGCAACGAGCGCAACCCTTGTCATTAGTTGCTACATTTAGTTGGGCACTCTAATGAGACTGCCGGTGACAAACCGGAGGAAGGTGGGGATGACGTCAAGTCCTCATGGCCCTTATAGGTAGGGCTACACACGTCATACAATGGCTGGTACAGAGGGTTGCCAACCCGCGAGGGGGAGCTAATCCCATAAAACCAGTCGTAGTCCGGATCGTAGTCTGCAACTCGACTACGTGAAGTCGGAATCGCTAGTAATCGCGGATCAGAATGTCGCGGTGAATACGTTCCCGGGTCTTGTACACACCGCCCGTCACACCATGGGAGCGGGTTCTGCCAGAAGTAGTTAGCCTAACCGCAAGGAGGGCGATTACCACGGCAGGGTTCGTGACTGGGGTGAAGTCGTAACAAGGTAGCCGTATCGGAAGGTGCGGCTGGATCACCTCCTTTCTGGAAATATGCAATCAAATTCTTACGCCCATTCTTATCGGCTGTTGTCTTAAACAACAGCATTGGTCATCAATCTAATTGGTGCTGCCTTCAGTTCGATTGCTGAATTTGAGGGTCTGTAGCTCAGCTGGTTAGAGCACCGTCTTGATAAGGCGGGGGTCGTTGGTTCGAGCCCAACCAGACCCACCAAATCAGGTTTGAATTTTGGGGGATTAGCTCAGCTGGGAGAGCACCTGCTTTGCAAGCAGGGGGTCGTCGGTTCGATCCCGTCATCCTCCACCAACTTATCTCGGGCGTACTTAATTAATGCAAAGCATCTTCTTCGAGGATGTTTTGTGTTAATTGATTAATTTCAATTATTGGCTGTTCTTTAAAAATTCATAGAGTTAAATCAGCGTTGCTGATGGAAACTGCACATTCGTAAAGGTTTAGTGCAGACCGTGCCATCAGCAACATTTAGAGATTTTTGATTGCGTCAAAAGAAACTTTTAATTTCGGATCAAACCGGATATTGAAAGATACGGCATAACGCGTCTGGTGAAAGACCAGACATCATTCCTTGAAGATAACTTGAGAAATCAAAGTTATAGGGTCAAGTGAATAAGAGCACATGGTGGATGCCTTGGCAATGATAGGCGACGAAAGACGTGATAGCCTGCGATAAGCTTCGGGGAGCTGGCAAATTAGCTTTGATCCGGAGATTTCTGAATGGGGAAACCCACCCTTAGGGGTATCGCTCACTGAATACATAGGTGTGCGAAGCGAACCGGGTGAACTGAAACATCTCAGTAGCTCGAGGAAAATACATCAACCGAGATTCCGAAAGTAGTGGCGAGCGAAATCGGAGAAGCCTGTTAGTGATAGCAAGACTCTTAGCAGAACAGCCTGGAAAGGTTGGCCATAGCGGGTGATAGCCCCGTATGTAAAAAGAGACTTGTGGTACTGAGCTAACGACAAGTAGGGCGGGACACGAGAAATCCTGTCTGAATATGGGGGGACCATCCTCCAAGGCTAAATACTCATCATTGACCGATAGTGAACTAGTACCGTGAGGGAAAGGCGAAAAGAACCCCGGGAGGGGAGTGAAATAGATCCTGAAACCGTGTGCTTACAAAAAGTAGGAGCCTCGTAAGGGGTGACTGCGTACCTTTTGTATAATGGGTCAGCGACTTACATTCAGTGGCAAGGTTAACCGAATAGGGTAGCCGTAGAGAAATCGAGTCCGAATAGGGCGATCAGTCGCTGGGTGTAGACCCGAAACCAAGTGAGCTATCCATGGCCAGGATGAAGGTGCGGTAACACGCACTGGAGGTCCGAACCGACTAGTGTTGCAAAACTAGCGGATGAGCTGTGGATAGGGGTGAAAGGCTAAACAAACTTGGAAATAGCTGGTTCTCTCCGAAAACTATTTAGGTAGTGCCTCAAGTATTACCATCGGGGGTAGAGCACTGTTTTGGCTAGGGGGTCATGGCGACTTACCAAACCAATGCAAACTCCGAATACCGATGAGTACAGCTTGGGAGACAGAGCACCGGGTGCTAACGTCCGGACTCAAGAGGGAAACAACCCAGACCGCCAGCTAAGGTCCCTAAAATTGGCTAAGTGGGAAACGAAGTGGGAAGGCTATAACAGTCAGGATGTTGGCTTAGAAGCAGCCATCATTTAAAGAAAGCGTAATAGCTCACTGATCGAGTCGTCCTGCGCGGAAGATGTAACGGGGCTAAGCCAGTTACCGAAGCTGCGGATTTGCAATTTATTGCAAGTGGTAGGAGAGCGTTCTGTAAGCCTGTGAAGGTGGTGGTGTAAACCCTGCTGGAGGTATCAGAAGTGCGAATGCTGACATGAGTAGCGTTAAAGGGGGTGAAAAGCCCCCTCGCCGTAAGCGCAAGGTTTTCTACGCAACGTTCATCGGCGTAGAGTGAGTCGGCCCCTAAGGCGAGGCAGAGATGCGTAGCTGATGGGAAACAGGTCAATATTCCTGTACCGATGTGTAGTGCGATGTGGGGACGGAGAAGGTTAACTCAGCCAACTGTTGGATATGTTGGTTCAAGCCTGTAGTCGTGCCTGGTAGGTAAATCCGCCGGGCTTAGATGAGGGGTGATAACGAGTCTGCTTGCAGACGAAGTGAGTGATACCCTGCTTCCAGGAAAAGCCACTAAGCTTCAGCTACACACGACCGTACCGCAAACCGACACTGGTGCGCGAGATGAGTATTCTAAGGCGCTTGAGAGAACTCAGGAGAAGGAACTCGGCAAATTGACACCGTAACTTCGGAAGAAGGTGTGCCTTTAGTAGGTGAACCATTTACTTGGGGAGCCCAATGAGGCTGCAAAAAATCGGTGGCTGCAACTGTTTATTAAAAACACAGCACTCTGCTAAGACGAAAGTCGACGTATAGGGTGTGACGCCTGCCCGGTGCTGGAAGATTAAATGATGGGGTGCAAGCTCTTGATTGAAGTCCCAGTAAACGGCGGCCGTAACTATAACGGTCCTAAGGTAGCGAAATTCCTTGTCGGGTAAGTTCCGACCTGCACGAATGGCGTAATGATGGCCACACTGTCTCCTCCTGAGACTCAGCGAAGTTGAAATGTTTGTGATGATGCAATCTCCCCGCGGAAAGACGGAAAGACCCCATGAACCTTTACTGTAGCTTTGTATTGGACTTTGAACAGATCTGTGTAGGATAGGTGGGAGGCTTTGAAGTGCGGTCGCTAGATCGCATGGAGCCAACGTTGAAATACCACCCTGGTGTGTTTGAGGTTCTAACCTAGGTCCATTATCTGGATCGGGGACAGTGCATGGTAGGCAGTTTGACTGGGGCGGTCTCCTCCCAAAGTGTAACGGAGGAGTTCGAAGGTACGCTAGGTACGGTCGGACATCGTGCTAATAGTGCAATGGCATAAGCGTGCTTAACTGCGAGACTGACAAGTCGAGCAGATGCGAAAGCAGGACATAGTGATCCGGTGGTTCTGTATGGAAGGGCCATCGCTCAACGGATAAAAGGTACTCTGGGGATAACAGGCTGATACCGCCCAAGAGTTCATATCGACGGCGGTGTTTGGCACCTCGATGTCGGCTCATCTCATCCTGGGGCTGTAGCCGGTCCCAAGGGTATGGCTGTTCGCCATTTAAAGAGGTACGTGAGCTGGGTTTAAAACGTCGTGAGACAGTTTGGTCCCTATCTTCCGTGGGCGCTGCAGATTTGAGGAAGCCTGCTCCTAGTACGAGAGGACCGGAGTGGACGAACCTCTGGTGTATCGGTTGTCACGCCAGTGGCATTGCCGAGTAGCTAAGTTCGGAAGAGATAACCGCTGAAAGCATCTAAGCGGGAAACTCGTTTCAAGATTAGATCTGCCGGGGCCTTGAGCCCCCTAAAGAGTCGTTCAAGACCAGGACGTTGATAGGTCAGGTGTGGAAGCGCAGTAATGCGTTAAGCTAACTGATACTAATTGCTCGTGCGGCTTGACCCTATAACTTTGATTAATTCGAAGTTGTTATGCCAAGTTGACGCATTCAAAAGGCACAGCTCAGCAGCTGTGCGAATCTAAATAAAAGCTGATTTACTCTATGAATTCGATGGATTGTTCTTTGGACAATCTGTCAACAAGTTATGCCTGATGACCATAGCAAGTTGGTACCACTCCTTCCCATCCCGAACAGGACAGTGAAACGACTTAGCGCCGATGATAGTGCGGATTCCCGTGTGAAAGTAGGACATCGTCAGGCTCTTACAGCAAGGAACGCCCGGTTGATTTTTGATCAACCGGGCGTTTTCTTTTGTGCTTCCGGTATTTGATTGGCTCACAAAATGCAAAAAGCCCGCATGGATTCATGCGGGCTTTCTACTTTGTGCGGAGCAGAATATTTGTGACCCTTGCAGGCGCCAGATCGGAGGGTTTGGTAGTGGTAAGAACGAGATAAGGGTCTGAATTTCGACCGAGTGGGCGTTAATTTAAGCGTTCACGATCTGCGCACCTTCCCTTTTGGCTGCGCCGGCGCCGACCAGTTCGCTACTCAGTTGCTCAATCCATGTGCGGGCAGGAATATTCGTAAAAAACTTGGTTTTGATTTGCATGAAATATGGCGTTTCAATGGCCCACTGTGCAAACTCATCGTAATCCTGCCGCTGTGTTTCGAGTAGTTTGAATTTAAGCAGCACCTTTGCTGCATGGTGCGCGTGTCTGGGCGGGTTGTTGATAAATGAGGTCAGCCGTTGGCGTGCTCGCGCAAGCACTTCGGGGCTGTATAAGAACACGCGGCCGTGTCCTGGAATGACAGTCTTCGGATTCAAACGCTCAATCAGATCGAGGGTTGCAGCAACTTCCGAGAACGCATCCGCTCCTTCGAGCTCTGGAAAAACGACGCCGAACCCGTTTTCCCACAAGGCATCAGCAGAAATCAACAACCGGTGCCTGGGCTCGAAGAAAATCAGTGAATGTGGATCATGCCCGGGTGCGGCATGCACTTCCCAGGTCTGCGACCCAAATTGCATGGATGCACCAGATTGAAGGACGTCCGCAAAGCTGAACTGCGGGCAAAGCTGCCCTGTCGGCAGATAAGTCAGCGCCACCGGGTCCCAATTGGCGACCTGGTTTGCATGGCCGGGAGGAATGAGCGTGCGCAAAACTGGGTAACGCGCCTGTAAAACTGCGTTGCCGCCGCAATGATCACTGTGCAAGTGCGTATTGACGAGGATGTCGAGAGGCCGGGAGCCCAAAACAGACTCGACCAATGACAGCGTCTGGGGTGCGTGCGTGCAATAACCGCTGTCTACCAGGAGGGTTTCATCCCCGTCAGTGAAGAGAATATTGTTTGCAGAGAGCCAGCCGCGCTCGAAAACATGCAGCCCGGCGGGTAAGTCCGGCGCTGCCATCAGCAGTTGCCGGCGAAAAATCGCTCAGGCCGCTGTGCGCAGCTCACGCCTGAGGATTTTTCCGACATTGGTTTTGGGTAGGTCATCGCGGAATTCAATGTATTTAGGTCGTTTGTAGCCCGTCAGATGCTGCTTGCAGTAGGCGCTGACGTCGTCTTCAGTCAGTGTAGGGTCGTTTTTGACCACAAAAACCTTGATTGCTTCACCTTGCTTTTCGTCGGCAATGCCGATGGCGGCGCATTCAATGACGCCGGGGCACAGGGAAATGACGTTCTCAAGCTCATTGGGAAATACGTTAAAGCCCGAAACAATGATCATGTCTTTCTTGCGATCGATGATTTTGGTGTAACCACGTTCGTCCATGATGCCGATATCGCCGGTTCGCATGAAGCCGTCTGACGTAAAGGCCTTCTTGTTTTCTTCGGCTTGCCGGTAATAGCCCGTCATGACCTGTGGGCCCTTGATGCAGATTTCGCCGGATTCACCGAGCGCCAGCGACTTTCCATCGTCATCCTTGATGGCCACCTCAATGCTCGGCAACGGCAGGCCGATCGTTCCGGTGAACTCCTTGTTGGTCACGGGATTGTTGGTGCCGATGGCGCATGTCTCGCTCATGCCCCAGCCTTCGATCATGGGGCAACCCGTCACTTCCAGCCAGTGTTTTGCCGTCCCTTCAGACGCGGCCATGCCGCCTGCCTGAGAAACGCAGAGGTTTGAAAAGTCCACGGTCTTGAATTGCGGATGTTGAAGCAGCGCATTGAAGAGGGTATTGACCGCCGGCAACATGTGAAAGGGCCGTTTTTTCAGAACCTCGATGAACTTGCCGAAGTCCCGCGGATTCGGAATGAGCGTCAGGTGAGCGCCCCAGCGTATGGTGAGCAGGCATAGCGTGAGCGCGAAGATGTGATACAGCGGCAACGCCGCGATGTTATTGGTCTTGCTGACGTCGCCGACACGTTTGAGCGCGGGGGTGAACCATTCTTCTGCCTGCAAAATGGCCGCCACGATGTTGCGATGTGTGAGCACGGCACCTTTTGACAACCCGGTGGTTCCGCCGGTGTATTGCAGGAACGCAATCGAATCCAGCGTGGTCTGCGCGGGCCGCAGTGTCAGGCGGCTGCCTTCCGCAACCGCGCGATTAAAGGCCGTCACGGTGCGCCCTTCGCCCAGCGGCAACTTGTAGGCAGGCACCAGCTTGGCGAGATGGCGGACCGCAAAAGTGATCCATTGCCCATACCAAAAGCCGAGCAAATCGCCCATGGCGGCCATCACAACATTTTTCACCTGTGTTCGCTCAATCACTTCGGCCAGTGTGGCCGCAAAGTTTTCAAGGATGACGATGGTCGTTGCCCCGGAATCCCGGAGCTGGTGCTCCAGCTCGCGCGCCGTGTAGAGCGGGTTGACATTCACGCAGGTGTAACCCGCGCGCAAGATGGCGGCCATGGTGACGGCGAACTGCGGCACATTCGGCAACATGATCGCCACGCGGGCGCCAGGCTCGAGCCCCAGGCTTTGCAGCCAGGCCCCGAAGGCCGAGGACAGCTCGTCGAGCTGACCGTAGCTCATCCAGCGGTCCATGCAAACCGAAAACGGTTTGGCTGCGTTCTTCTTGAACGAGTCTTCAAGCAGGTGCGAGAGCGAGTGGAACTGCTCGGTGTTGATCTCGTGCGAGACGCCTTCTGGATAACTCTTGAGCCAATGCTTGTTCATACAAACTCCTTGCGGCCATTGTGAAAGCCGAGCGGCGCAATTCGTATGGGGCTTGTCCTAATGCAGACTCAATATGAGGGGCCGGTGGCCAGCAAATGGCCCAATCTGGTCTCGCAGGTGACAGCATCGTCCTCGAACAGCGAGTGGATCCACGCTGTCTCACGGTCCCTGATCAATCGGAGAAACTCGTCAGCCCCGCGCATGTCGGCAAAGGCGTCGAAGCCGGTCTCCAGAAAATGCTGCAATGAATTCAGGCCGGCGGCTGAGGCCGGCCCGCGCATCATCTTGAGCAGGGTGCGCAGCCCGAACATCCGCGTCAGGCGATTGAGCTCATGCCCCAGATGCAGCACGACTTCAAGCTGCCGGGTTCTTGCCGCGATGTCTCCGACCCGGCGCCAGCAGCGGATATAGCGTGCGCAGTCATCGCTGTCCGGCGTGGCGGCCTGGTCTGCCAACCATTCCCGCGCCATCAGGTCATCAAGCTTCTCGGTGAGGGCATGTACCTCCGCCAGGGCGGCTGCGGTATTGACAACCGGCTGCGGAAAAATTTTGGCGATGGTGCTGGCAATACGTGCGAATTGCTGGTCACGCTCGGCGTAGTCCTTGTCGCTGTACAGCTCCTGCAGAAAGAAGGTAGCCGCTGTTTTGTAGCGCGGACTGTGCAGCAGGTCGGAGTAGGTGACCTGGAAGCGGCGCGCCTGAAAGCGCTTGATCGCCGCGCCGGCTTGCGCCATCGGCGGGTCCGCCGCGTGCTGCTGCCGAAGCAGCGCGACGGCTTGCAGCGCATCGTGAATTTGTTGTGCAGAGGCGTCCATACAAACCCGGAGTTTATCTAGGTACGGTCCCCTATAGAAACTTAAATGCCCATGAGAAACTTCCAGCATGCAAAGAAGAACGCTTCTCAAACTCGGCGCTGCCTCCGCGGCTGTGCTGATTGTTGCCGGGGGCGCGGCGGCTTTGTTGCGGCCGGGCCTCGAAGGCGGCGTGTTGAGCGACTCGGGCCGCGAAGTTTTTTCCGCGATAGGCCGTGCCGTGCTGGATAAAACGCTGCCGGCCGAAGACGGGGCGCGGCAGATCGCGTTGCAAGGCCTGCTCAGCCGCATCGACGTCCTGGTGCTGTCCTTGCCGTCCCACGCGCAAGCCGAGCTTTCGCAGCTGCTGGCCCTGCTTGCAAGCGCTGCGGGGCGGCGCACCCTGGCCGGATTAAGCCAGCCGTGGCCCGACGCCTCCATCGCCGACATCCAGCATTCGCTCCAGGACATGCGCCTGTCTGCGCTCGCATTGCGCCAGCAGGCCTATGCCGCGCTGCATGACATCACCGCGGGCGCCTACTTCTCGGACCCATCCAGCTGGCCTCTGCTGGGTTACCCCGGCCCCCTGAAAATCTGAAGGCACTGAACGCAGCATGAGTCAACTGAAAGACCCGATCCGCGAAGGCCTGGCGCGCGGCTGGAAAGTCATGGGCGGCCCGCATGCCCCTGTGCCTGAAAAAATCACGTGCGACGTGGCCATCATCGGCAGCGGCGCCGGCGCCGGCATCACGGCCGAACTGCTGACCAAGGCCGGCCTGCAGGTGGTGATCATTGAAGAGGGGCCGCTCAAGAGCAGCAGCGACTTCAACCAGAAAGAATCAGAAGCCTATCCTTCGCTCTACCAGGAAAGCGCTGCGCGCAAAACCGAAGACAAGGCCATCAACATCCTGCAAGGCCGCTGTGTCGGCGGCTCCACCACGGTGAACTGGACCAGCTCATTTCGCACGCCGGCCTCCACGCTGCAGTTCTGGCAAGACCGGTTCGGGTTGGGCGGCTACACCGTCGACGCGCTCGCGCCGTATTTTGCGCAAGCCGAACAGCGACTGAATATCACGCCGTGGCTGGTGCCTCCCAACGAGAACAACGACCTCCTGCGCCGGGGCGCGGCCAAGCTGGGGATTCCTGCGTCGGCCATCTCGCGCAACGTCAAGGGTTGCTGGAACCTGGGCTCTTGCGGCCTTGGTTGCCCGACCAACGCCAAGCAGTCCATGCTGGTCACGACCATCCCGGCGGCGCTGGATCTCGGGGCGATGCTGCTGGTCGAAACCCGCGCAGACAGCTTCGAGCTGGCCAACGGAAAAGTCACGGCATTGCTCTGCAGGCGTGTTCAAGGTTTAGAGAAAAAAACGGCTCTAGCCCAGGTACAGCATGGGCGGGTAGCTATAAAAATAGTAGCAAAACACTACGTGCTTGCCGGTGGCGCCATCAACTCGCCCGCGGTGCTCTTGCGTTCGCAGGCGCCCGATCCTCACGGCGTGCTGGGCGCCAGGACTTTTCTCCATCCGGTGGTGATGTCCTCCAGCGTCTTTGACCACAAAGTCGAGGCCTGGAGCGGCGCGCCCCAGACGATTTACTCCGACCATTTTCTGGAAACGCAGGCCATCGACGGCCCCATCGGCTACAAGCTCGAGGCGCCGCCGCTGCACCCGGTGATCTTTGCGTCCACCGTGCCGGGCTTCGGCCAGGGCCAGCATGACCTGCTCAAATCCTTTCCGTACAACCACACGCTGCTGGCCCTGCTGCGGGACGGTTTTCACGATGAGTCTCCGGGCGGTGCGGTCAAACTGCGGGGCGATGGTTCTGCCGTGCTGGACTATCCGCTGACACCTTACGTCATGGAGGGCGGGCGCAAGGCGCTGCTGTCGATGATGGAAATCCAGTTTGCCGCCGGCGCCAAACAGGTGTTACCGCTGCATGAGATGGCTCAGCCTTATACCTCGTGGGAGCAGGCGCGTGACGCCGTCAATGCGCTGCCCATGAAGCCCATGCTGACCCGCGTGGTCAGTGCGCACGTCATGGGCGGTTGCGGCCTGGCGGGCACTGAGCGCCAGGGCGTCACCCGCCCGGACGGCGTGCACTGGCAGCTGGAGAACCTGTCGATCCACGACGGGTCGTTGTTTCCCACCAGCATCGGCGCCAACCCGCAGCTGTCGATCTACGGCGCCGTCAACCGGCTGGCGCAGGGCCTGGCCAAAAAGCTGTCCGGCCGCGATGTCACACTGGCCTGAGATACTGCGGGTTTGACACTCGCCTTTCCCGCTGATCCATGCTGGCCCACCTGCAACGCCTCATCACACTCACGTTGATTGCCGCGGCCTTTGGCTGGCTGGTTTACTTTCGCGGCAGTTCCCCGGCCCTGGCCGTCACCGGTTTTTTTGTCATCGCGCTGGGCTATACGGCTTTCCTGGCGCTTGAATTCCTGCTTCTTCATCACATCAACAAGGCGGATCCGGCGCCCCAGCCGACCTGGAAAGAGCTGCTGCGCGCCTGGGTGGGCGAGACATTGACGGCGCCCCGCGTGTTTTGCTGGCGCCAGCCCTTTCGCACCAACGCGGTCCCGGACCAGCTGGCGCCCGCAGCCGGCCAGGGGCGCCGCGGCGTGGTGTTTGTGCACGGTTTTTTCTGCAACCGCGGCCTGTGGACACCCTGGCTTCAGCGCGTGCGGGCCGATGGGCGCGTATTTGTCGCCGTCAACCTCGAACCCCTGTTCGGCTCCATCGACGACTACGCGCCCCAGATCGACGAGGCGGTCCGGCAAGTCACCGAAGCCACGGGCCTGCCGCCGCTGCTGGTGTGCCACAGCATGGGCGGGCTGGCGGCGCGGGCCTGGCTCAAACGCATGAAGGCGGAAGCCCGTGTGCATCATGTGGTCACCATCGGAACGCCTCACGGCGGGACCTGGCTGGCGCGATTCGGGCACGGCCACAATGGCCGCCAGATGCGGCTGCAGTCCGACTGGCAGTCGCAGCTGGACCATGAAATGCCGGTCGACCGCCACGCGCTGTTCACCTGCTGGTACTCCAACTGCGACAACATCGTGTTCCCGACATCTACCGCCACCCTCGTGGGGGCTGACAACCGGCTGGTTCGCGGCGCCGCCCATGTGCAGATGGCGTTTTTGCCGGAGGTCATGAACGCCACACTGGCCATGCTGGACGGCAAGCCGGCCTGAGCCGGCGCGTGGGGCTTATTCCTGTGAATTTCTCACAGGAATCTTGGGTCATATTTACTATTCAGATGGTCCCGAGTTTCCTATGCTCATCCATTTGTAGGATGGAGCGCCCCGTGACACTGTACGCAATGCAAAACGCCAGCATTCTGGAAGCTGGCCGGCCCATGCCTCTTGGCGAGGCCGAGCCGGACTCCACGCACGCCTTGCTGGCCTTGCTGGTGGATGAGTTGGCTCACGGCGTGCTTGTCGTCACGGCGCAAGGCCGGATCCTGCACGCCAACCAGGCCGCACGCCGCGAGCTTGAGCACGCCGCCGTCCTCAGTGCAGACCGGGGGGAACTGAAAGTCCTCATGCCGGCAGACGCCAAGGCCTTTCAAAATGCCATGGCCAAAGCCGTTGCCGGCAAGCGCAGTCTGATACGGCTGGCCACCGAAAGCGTGGGTTTTTCGCTGGCCGTCATGCCTTTGCAGCGCCAGCCGGGCATCCCCTGCGAGCGGATGGCCCTCGTGTTGTCGCGGCTGGGGGTGAGCGAATCCGGCGTGTTCAGCGCTTTCGCCCGCAACCACAGCCTTACCCAGACGGAGGAGCAGGTGCTGGTTTACCTGTGCCGCTGCCTCAGCACGCCGGAAATAGCCGTGCAGATGCAAGTCGCCGTGTCCACCGTTCGCAGCCATGTGCGCAGCCTGTGCGCCAAGACGGCCTCCAGCGGTGTCCGCGAGCTGGTAAATCGCGTGGCCATCCTGCCACCCATCGCACCCCTGCCACTCGGGCAAATTCACTGAGATTCACCCGGAGATGCCGGCGCGCCCGGCGACGTGCTAGATTACGGGTGATCATGAGTTCGCCTACACCTCCCGACGAGGGCCTATACGCCCATTTGACTCCCGAATTGCGTACGCTGGCCTTGCGCGGCGCCGTGCGAAGTTACCCCAAAAAAACGGTGGTCATCAATGAGGGCGAGATCGGCGACAACCTCTTTGTGCTCCTCAAAGGCAGCGTCAAGGTGTTTTCCATGGACGAAAACGGGCGCGAAATCACTTATGGGCGCATTCATTCCGGCGACTATTTCGGTGAAATGTCCCTGGATGGCGGGCCTCGCTCGGCGTCCGTCATTACCCTGGAGCCCTGCACCTGCGCCGTGCTGAGCCGTTCGGATGTGAGTGAACACTTGGTCGATGAGCCAGGATTTGCCATCAATCTTGTGGTGCAGGTCATTCGCCGCGCCCGCTCGGCCACAGAGGCCGCACGCAATATGGCCCTGCTCGACGTCTACGGCCGGCTGATCGCCGTGCTGGAAGAGCACGATGACGTGACCACCCGCGATACAGGCACGGGCCTTACGCTTGAATCCATTACCCACCAGGACATTGCAAGCCGTGTCGGCGCTTCCCGCGAAATGGTCAGCCGCCTGCTCAAGGATCTGGAAAAGGGCGGGTACATCGAAATGGGTACAAAGCGGATCACCCTGCTCAAGAAACTGCCCAGCCGCTGGTAGGCGCTGAGGGCAGGCAGGCCTGCCGCGTCAGGCTTACAGCGGCAACAATCCATTTCCCGACAGCTGGACATCGTGATCCGGGCCTGGCGTTGGCCCAGGTGGCGGCCGGCCATCTGCGGCCCAGCGTGCCAGTTGAGGTGCCGCCGTGCTGGTGCCAACCAGCCTGACCACGCTGGCGCCCCGCGTGCCCGCCGCCAGCAGACCACGCAGGCTGCGGCTCTGGTCGGTCACCGCCGCGCAATACGGTCCCTGCGCTGCGCCGCGGGTCGGCCCCGCAGATGAATAACGCACGTGTCCGAGATCGCTGTGCCGGTAGCCGGCCGCTGCGAGCGCGCCGCTGCTGGTCGCGATGCCGGTCAGCGTGCCGCGTCGCCGGACCAGCGCCGCGCTGCCCGGCGTATCGTCGGTGGCTGACTTGAGCCAGCGCAGCGGATCGTAGAGCGGATCGACAAAGTGCGACTGCCGACCCCGCACCATCGTGCCAAGGTTGAAGTCGTCGCGGTCTATCCACAGATGTACCGGCCGTGTCAACGCACTGTCCGAATTGTTCCGTACTTCTATCTGCCACAGGCCATGCGGCGCGAGCGCTGTGGTGGGGCGAAACGACGCACACGGCGCCAGCGCCACAAGCGCCATCGCGCCGACGCTGCCGCGCGACGTATGCGGCATGTAGACGATGCCGCACGAAGGTTTCGCCGCATTGGGGCTCACCTGCGCATCGCCGGGGCTCATCCACGGGCTCTCGGCCATTCCGGGTGGCGTCACCCGCAGTTCTACGCCGGTGGCGCCGGCAGGCATCCAGAGCTGGACAAAAGTCGGCGTCTCGTCGCCGGGCATGACATGCCAGTGCAGGGTCTTGGTCGCGTTGGCTTTGAGCTTGAA harbors:
- a CDS encoding MBL fold metallo-hydrolase; its protein translation is MAAPDLPAGLHVFERGWLSANNILFTDGDETLLVDSGYCTHAPQTLSLVESVLGSRPLDILVNTHLHSDHCGGNAVLQARYPVLRTLIPPGHANQVANWDPVALTYLPTGQLCPQFSFADVLQSGASMQFGSQTWEVHAAPGHDPHSLIFFEPRHRLLISADALWENGFGVVFPELEGADAFSEVAATLDLIERLNPKTVIPGHGRVFLYSPEVLARARQRLTSFINNPPRHAHHAAKVLLKFKLLETQRQDYDEFAQWAIETPYFMQIKTKFFTNIPARTWIEQLSSELVGAGAAKREGAQIVNA
- a CDS encoding AMP-binding protein; the protein is MNKHWLKSYPEGVSHEINTEQFHSLSHLLEDSFKKNAAKPFSVCMDRWMSYGQLDELSSAFGAWLQSLGLEPGARVAIMLPNVPQFAVTMAAILRAGYTCVNVNPLYTARELEHQLRDSGATTIVILENFAATLAEVIERTQVKNVVMAAMGDLLGFWYGQWITFAVRHLAKLVPAYKLPLGEGRTVTAFNRAVAEGSRLTLRPAQTTLDSIAFLQYTGGTTGLSKGAVLTHRNIVAAILQAEEWFTPALKRVGDVSKTNNIAALPLYHIFALTLCLLTIRWGAHLTLIPNPRDFGKFIEVLKKRPFHMLPAVNTLFNALLQHPQFKTVDFSNLCVSQAGGMAASEGTAKHWLEVTGCPMIEGWGMSETCAIGTNNPVTNKEFTGTIGLPLPSIEVAIKDDDGKSLALGESGEICIKGPQVMTGYYRQAEENKKAFTSDGFMRTGDIGIMDERGYTKIIDRKKDMIIVSGFNVFPNELENVISLCPGVIECAAIGIADEKQGEAIKVFVVKNDPTLTEDDVSAYCKQHLTGYKRPKYIEFRDDLPKTNVGKILRRELRTAA
- a CDS encoding GMC family oxidoreductase; this encodes MSQLKDPIREGLARGWKVMGGPHAPVPEKITCDVAIIGSGAGAGITAELLTKAGLQVVIIEEGPLKSSSDFNQKESEAYPSLYQESAARKTEDKAINILQGRCVGGSTTVNWTSSFRTPASTLQFWQDRFGLGGYTVDALAPYFAQAEQRLNITPWLVPPNENNDLLRRGAAKLGIPASAISRNVKGCWNLGSCGLGCPTNAKQSMLVTTIPAALDLGAMLLVETRADSFELANGKVTALLCRRVQGLEKKTALAQVQHGRVAIKIVAKHYVLAGGAINSPAVLLRSQAPDPHGVLGARTFLHPVVMSSSVFDHKVEAWSGAPQTIYSDHFLETQAIDGPIGYKLEAPPLHPVIFASTVPGFGQGQHDLLKSFPYNHTLLALLRDGFHDESPGGAVKLRGDGSAVLDYPLTPYVMEGGRKALLSMMEIQFAAGAKQVLPLHEMAQPYTSWEQARDAVNALPMKPMLTRVVSAHVMGGCGLAGTERQGVTRPDGVHWQLENLSIHDGSLFPTSIGANPQLSIYGAVNRLAQGLAKKLSGRDVTLA
- a CDS encoding triacylglycerol lipase is translated as MLAHLQRLITLTLIAAAFGWLVYFRGSSPALAVTGFFVIALGYTAFLALEFLLLHHINKADPAPQPTWKELLRAWVGETLTAPRVFCWRQPFRTNAVPDQLAPAAGQGRRGVVFVHGFFCNRGLWTPWLQRVRADGRVFVAVNLEPLFGSIDDYAPQIDEAVRQVTEATGLPPLLVCHSMGGLAARAWLKRMKAEARVHHVVTIGTPHGGTWLARFGHGHNGRQMRLQSDWQSQLDHEMPVDRHALFTCWYSNCDNIVFPTSTATLVGADNRLVRGAAHVQMAFLPEVMNATLAMLDGKPA
- a CDS encoding helix-turn-helix transcriptional regulator, which gives rise to MTLYAMQNASILEAGRPMPLGEAEPDSTHALLALLVDELAHGVLVVTAQGRILHANQAARRELEHAAVLSADRGELKVLMPADAKAFQNAMAKAVAGKRSLIRLATESVGFSLAVMPLQRQPGIPCERMALVLSRLGVSESGVFSAFARNHSLTQTEEQVLVYLCRCLSTPEIAVQMQVAVSTVRSHVRSLCAKTASSGVRELVNRVAILPPIAPLPLGQIH
- a CDS encoding Crp/Fnr family transcriptional regulator; this encodes MSSPTPPDEGLYAHLTPELRTLALRGAVRSYPKKTVVINEGEIGDNLFVLLKGSVKVFSMDENGREITYGRIHSGDYFGEMSLDGGPRSASVITLEPCTCAVLSRSDVSEHLVDEPGFAINLVVQVIRRARSATEAARNMALLDVYGRLIAVLEEHDDVTTRDTGTGLTLESITHQDIASRVGASREMVSRLLKDLEKGGYIEMGTKRITLLKKLPSRW